A region from the Mycobacterium heidelbergense genome encodes:
- a CDS encoding serine/threonine-protein kinase PknD produces the protein MSGPGSRAGSQFGPYRLLRLLGRGGMGEVYEAEDTRKRRVVALKLISPQYSGNPIFRARMQREADAAGRLTEPHVVPIHDYGEIDGRLYLDMRLIEGTDLAALLKRSGPLSPPEAVAIVSQIASALDAAHANGVTHRDVKPENILITKNDFAYLVDFGIARAASDPALTATGTAMGTYRYMAPERFTSDEVTYRADIYSLACVFGECLTGSPPYQSDSVERLIAAHLLEPAPRPSQLLPGRVPVALDHVIARGMAKNPEERYRTAGEMADAAHEALTTSEQHQAVAILRHGEDAARSSGDAETMARPVAFDGGGGWTSPPAGVTGWRGQPAPPPYREPPAPRPGRKRKPWIIAGAVAAALVLVAVIAIVVVARGSHPASKQASGQTVLPFNGLDFRLSPGGVALDKAGNVYVTSEGMYGRVVELPPGSSAPRVLPFNGLYQPQGLAVDDAGAIYVTDFNNRVVKLAAGSNNQTVLPFTGLNYPEGVAVDGQGNVYVADRGDSRVVKLAAGSNAQTDLPFDGLKNPDGVAVDPAGNVYVTDTDNNRVLKLAAGATAQTELPFTGVTVPWGIAVDNDGTVYVTEHDSSQVVKLPAGSNASTVLPLTGLNTPLAVAVDTDGNGAGDVYVADRGNDRVVKLVP, from the coding sequence GTGAGCGGGCCAGGTTCGCGGGCGGGGTCGCAGTTCGGGCCCTACCGATTGTTGCGGCTGCTGGGCCGCGGCGGGATGGGCGAGGTCTACGAGGCCGAGGACACCCGCAAGCGCCGGGTGGTGGCGTTGAAGCTGATATCCCCCCAATACTCCGGCAACCCGATCTTTCGCGCGCGGATGCAACGCGAGGCCGACGCCGCGGGCCGGCTGACCGAGCCGCACGTGGTGCCGATCCACGACTACGGCGAGATCGACGGGCGCCTCTACCTGGATATGCGCCTGATCGAGGGCACCGACCTGGCCGCCCTGTTGAAACGCTCCGGGCCGCTCAGCCCGCCGGAGGCGGTGGCCATCGTGAGCCAGATCGCCTCCGCGCTGGACGCCGCGCACGCCAACGGCGTGACACACCGCGACGTCAAACCGGAAAACATCCTGATCACCAAGAACGACTTCGCCTATCTGGTGGATTTCGGGATCGCCCGCGCCGCGAGCGATCCCGCCCTGACCGCGACCGGGACGGCGATGGGCACCTACCGGTACATGGCCCCGGAGCGGTTCACCAGCGACGAGGTCACCTACCGCGCCGACATCTATTCGCTCGCTTGCGTGTTCGGTGAGTGCCTGACCGGGTCGCCCCCGTACCAGTCCGACAGCGTGGAACGGTTGATCGCCGCGCACCTGCTCGAGCCCGCCCCGCGGCCCAGCCAACTGCTGCCGGGCAGGGTTCCGGTGGCCCTGGATCACGTGATCGCCCGGGGCATGGCCAAGAACCCCGAGGAGCGTTACCGCACCGCCGGGGAAATGGCCGACGCCGCCCACGAGGCCCTGACCACATCCGAGCAGCACCAGGCCGTCGCCATTTTGCGGCACGGCGAGGATGCGGCCCGATCGAGCGGCGACGCCGAGACGATGGCGCGTCCCGTGGCATTCGACGGCGGCGGTGGCTGGACGTCGCCGCCCGCCGGCGTGACCGGCTGGCGCGGCCAACCCGCGCCGCCGCCGTATCGCGAGCCGCCCGCGCCCCGGCCCGGCCGAAAACGCAAGCCGTGGATCATCGCCGGCGCCGTTGCGGCCGCGCTCGTCCTCGTCGCCGTCATCGCCATCGTCGTCGTAGCGCGCGGGTCGCACCCCGCGTCGAAGCAGGCGTCGGGGCAGACCGTGTTGCCGTTCAACGGCCTCGACTTCCGCCTCTCCCCGGGCGGGGTGGCGCTGGACAAGGCCGGCAACGTGTACGTCACCAGCGAGGGCATGTACGGGCGGGTGGTGGAGTTGCCGCCCGGAAGCAGCGCCCCGAGGGTGCTGCCGTTCAACGGTCTTTATCAGCCGCAGGGACTGGCGGTCGATGATGCCGGCGCGATCTACGTCACCGACTTCAACAACAGGGTGGTGAAGTTGGCGGCCGGGTCGAACAACCAGACGGTGCTGCCGTTCACCGGCCTCAACTACCCCGAAGGCGTCGCGGTGGACGGTCAGGGCAACGTCTATGTCGCCGACCGGGGCGACAGCCGGGTGGTGAAGCTGGCGGCCGGCTCGAACGCCCAGACCGACCTTCCGTTCGACGGCCTGAAGAACCCCGACGGCGTGGCGGTGGACCCCGCCGGCAACGTCTACGTCACCGACACCGACAACAACAGGGTGCTCAAGCTGGCGGCCGGGGCGACCGCCCAGACCGAGCTGCCGTTCACCGGCGTCACCGTGCCCTGGGGCATCGCGGTGGACAACGACGGCACCGTCTACGTCACCGAGCACGACAGCAGCCAGGTGGTGAAGCTGCCGGCCGGGTCGAACGCCTCGACGGTGCTGCCGCTCACCGGGCTCAACACCCCGTTGGCGGTGGCGGTGGACACCGATGGCAACGGCGCCGGAGACGTCTACGTCGCCG
- the pstS gene encoding phosphate ABC transporter substrate-binding protein PstS: MRFIRSGAALSLLAAGTLVLSGCGGNSNTSAGSSATSAPVNCGGKKLLHASGSTAQENAMEQFVYAYIRACPGHTLDYNANGSGAGVEQFVNNETDLAGSDVPLDPSTGQPDRAAARCGSTAWDLPTVFGPIAVTYHLNGVGSLNLDGPTTAKIFNGSITRWDDPAIRALNGGAAFPSTPIHVVFRSDKSGTTANFQQYLDGASNGAWGKGAGETFNGGVGDGASGNNGTSAALQSTDGSITYNEWSFAVGKQLHMASIITSAGPDPVPITTDSVGKTIAGARIQGQGNDLVLDTSSFYKPTQAGAYPIVLATYEIVCSKYPDSATAAAVKAFMQAAIGPGQDGLEQYGSIPLPSSFQSKLATAVNAIA; encoded by the coding sequence GTGAGGTTCATCCGATCCGGCGCCGCGCTGAGCCTGCTGGCCGCCGGCACGCTGGTGTTATCGGGATGCGGCGGCAATTCGAACACGTCGGCCGGATCCAGCGCCACGTCGGCCCCGGTGAACTGCGGCGGCAAGAAACTGCTCCACGCCAGCGGCTCGACCGCGCAAGAAAACGCCATGGAACAGTTTGTCTACGCGTATATCCGGGCCTGTCCGGGCCACACGCTGGACTACAACGCGAATGGCTCCGGCGCCGGGGTGGAGCAATTCGTCAACAACGAAACCGACCTGGCGGGCTCCGACGTTCCGTTGGATCCCTCGACGGGTCAGCCCGACCGGGCGGCGGCCCGCTGCGGTTCCACGGCGTGGGACCTGCCGACGGTGTTCGGCCCGATCGCGGTCACCTACCACCTCAACGGCGTGGGGTCGCTGAACCTCGACGGACCCACCACGGCGAAGATCTTCAACGGCAGCATCACCAGGTGGGACGACCCGGCGATCAGGGCGCTCAACGGGGGCGCCGCCTTCCCCTCGACGCCCATCCATGTCGTGTTCCGCAGCGACAAGTCCGGGACCACGGCCAACTTCCAGCAATACCTCGACGGCGCGTCCAACGGCGCGTGGGGCAAGGGCGCCGGCGAGACGTTCAACGGCGGCGTCGGCGACGGCGCCAGCGGCAACAACGGCACGTCGGCGGCGCTGCAGAGCACCGACGGGTCGATCACCTACAACGAGTGGTCGTTCGCGGTGGGCAAGCAGCTGCACATGGCGTCGATCATCACGTCGGCGGGTCCGGATCCGGTGCCGATCACCACCGACTCGGTCGGCAAGACCATTGCCGGCGCCAGGATCCAGGGGCAGGGCAACGACCTGGTGCTGGACACCTCGTCGTTCTACAAGCCGACCCAGGCCGGCGCGTACCCGATCGTGCTGGCGACCTATGAGATCGTCTGCTCGAAGTACCCGGATTCCGCGACGGCGGCGGCCGTGAAGGCGTTCATGCAGGCCGCGATCGGGCCGGGGCAAGACGGTTTGGAGCAGTACGGATCCATTCCGCTGCCCAGCTCGTTCCAGTCGAAACTGGCGACGGCCGTGAATGCCATCGCGTGA
- a CDS encoding ATP-binding cassette domain-containing protein, which translates to MDREQLDANGGAGNAAPSAIAAVNLTLGFGAKTVLDGVSLDFPARAVTSLLGPTGSGKTTFLRTLNRMNDKVSGFRHSGDVLMGGRSIFADRDLMEFRRSVGMLFQRPNPFPMSIMDNVVAGVRAHKMVPRKQFKRVAEDRLTEVGLWDAVKDRLGDSPFRLSGGQQQLLCLARALAVGPEVLLLDEPTSSLDPTTTEKIEGLIRSLADRLTVIMVTHDLAQAARTGDRTAFFFEGRLVEEGPTEQLFLSPKHEETVRYFAPFRPARAGTEKVGATDS; encoded by the coding sequence ATGGACCGTGAACAGCTCGACGCCAACGGCGGTGCCGGCAATGCGGCCCCCTCCGCCATCGCGGCGGTGAACCTCACGCTGGGTTTCGGCGCCAAGACCGTCCTCGACGGGGTGAGCCTGGACTTTCCGGCGCGCGCGGTCACGTCCCTGCTGGGACCCACCGGCTCCGGCAAGACGACCTTCCTGCGCACGCTGAACCGGATGAACGACAAGGTCTCCGGTTTCCGGCACAGCGGCGACGTGCTGATGGGCGGGCGCAGCATCTTCGCCGACCGCGACCTGATGGAGTTTCGCCGCAGCGTCGGCATGCTGTTCCAACGTCCCAATCCCTTCCCCATGTCGATCATGGACAACGTCGTCGCCGGGGTGCGCGCGCACAAAATGGTGCCGCGCAAGCAATTCAAACGCGTCGCCGAGGACCGGCTCACCGAGGTCGGCCTCTGGGACGCGGTCAAGGATCGGCTCGGCGATTCCCCGTTCCGCCTCTCCGGCGGCCAGCAGCAGCTGTTGTGCCTGGCCCGCGCCCTCGCGGTCGGCCCGGAGGTGCTGCTGCTCGACGAGCCGACCTCCTCGCTGGACCCGACCACGACCGAAAAGATCGAGGGCCTCATCCGCTCGCTCGCCGACCGCCTGACCGTGATCATGGTGACCCACGACCTCGCCCAGGCCGCCCGCACCGGCGACCGGACCGCCTTCTTCTTCGAAGGCCGGCTGGTCGAGGAGGGGCCCACCGAACAGCTGTTCTTATCGCCGAAGCATGAGGAAACCGTCCGCTACTTCGCCCCGTTCCGGCCGGCGCGGGCGGGCACCGAGAAGGTTGGGGCCACCGACAGCTAG
- the pstS gene encoding phosphate ABC transporter substrate-binding protein PstS: MKTRLDALLALTTALGVAACGSHAPTAAPTAGSVATSPAPARMELSETGSTLLYPLFSEWGAAYHQKYPNVTITTQGSGSGAGISQVAAGAVTIGTSDAYLSEGDMAAHKGLMNIALAISAQQVNYNLPGIHQHLKLNGKVLAAMYQGAIKTWSDPRIGALNPGLRLPDTPVVPLHRSDGSGSTFQFTQYLSKQDPDGWGRSPGFGTTVDFPAVPGALGENGDGAMVTGCAANPGCVAYASIGSLDAADEQGLGEAKLGNASGKYLLPKAKTIQAAAGGFATTPANQAISLIDGPAADGYPIVNYEYAIISANQKDAATAQTLQAFLHWAVTDGNDDSFLDKIHFQPLPDSVVTLSVAQIAKISG, from the coding sequence GTGAAGACTCGGTTGGATGCGCTGCTCGCCCTGACGACGGCCCTGGGGGTCGCCGCCTGCGGTTCGCACGCGCCGACCGCCGCGCCGACCGCCGGAAGCGTCGCCACCTCGCCGGCGCCGGCCAGGATGGAGCTGTCGGAGACCGGCAGCACGCTGCTCTACCCGCTGTTCAGCGAGTGGGGCGCCGCCTATCACCAGAAGTACCCGAACGTCACCATCACCACCCAGGGCAGCGGTTCGGGCGCGGGGATCTCCCAGGTCGCGGCCGGGGCGGTCACCATCGGCACGTCCGACGCCTACCTGTCCGAGGGCGACATGGCCGCGCACAAGGGGCTGATGAACATCGCGCTGGCCATCTCGGCGCAGCAAGTCAACTACAACCTGCCCGGCATCCATCAGCACCTCAAGCTGAACGGCAAGGTGCTGGCCGCCATGTACCAGGGCGCGATCAAGACCTGGAGCGACCCGCGGATCGGTGCCCTCAACCCCGGCCTGCGCCTGCCGGACACCCCGGTGGTTCCGCTGCACCGCTCCGACGGGTCCGGCAGCACGTTTCAGTTCACCCAATACCTGTCCAAGCAGGACCCCGACGGCTGGGGCCGCTCCCCCGGCTTCGGCACCACCGTCGACTTCCCGGCGGTGCCCGGCGCGCTGGGCGAGAACGGCGACGGCGCCATGGTGACCGGCTGCGCGGCGAACCCCGGCTGCGTCGCCTACGCCAGCATCGGCTCGCTGGACGCCGCCGACGAGCAGGGGCTCGGGGAGGCCAAGCTGGGCAACGCCTCCGGCAAGTACCTGCTGCCCAAGGCCAAGACCATCCAGGCCGCGGCCGGCGGCTTCGCGACGACCCCGGCGAACCAGGCGATCTCGCTGATCGACGGCCCGGCCGCCGACGGCTACCCCATCGTCAACTACGAGTACGCCATCATCAGCGCCAACCAGAAGGACGCCGCCACCGCCCAGACGCTGCAGGCGTTCCTGCACTGGGCGGTGACCGACGGCAACGACGACTCGTTCCTGGACAAGATCCACTTTCAGCCGTTGCCGGACTCGGTGGTGACGTTGTCGGTCGCCCAGATCGCCAAGATCAGCGGGTGA
- the pstS gene encoding phosphate ABC transporter substrate-binding protein PstS, protein MKVRLCRYLAAAAIAPLVLAVAACGSNSTGGSSNQSGSAGPVATTPASSPVTLSETGSTLLYPLFNLWGPAYHDKYSSVTITPQGTGSGTGISQAAAGAVNVGASDAYLSEGDMAQHKGLMNIALAISAQQVNYNLPGVTEHLKLNGQVLAAMYRGAIKTWNDPQITGLNPGVNLPATPVVPLHRSDGSGDTFLFTQYLSKQDPDGWGKSPGFGTTVDFPAVPGALGENGNGGMVTGCAGTPGCVAYIGISFLDQAQQKGLGEAQLANASGKYLLPDAQSIQAEAAGFASQTPANQAISLINGPAADGYPIVNYEYAIVNSGQKDAATAQTLQAFLHWAITDGNNASFLDKVHFQPLPAPVVKLSDAQIATISGQ, encoded by the coding sequence GTGAAAGTTCGTTTGTGTAGGTACTTGGCGGCGGCGGCCATTGCGCCACTGGTGTTGGCCGTGGCCGCCTGTGGTTCGAACTCGACGGGCGGATCGTCGAATCAGTCCGGCAGCGCCGGCCCGGTCGCCACGACGCCGGCGTCCTCGCCGGTGACGCTGTCGGAGACCGGCAGCACGCTGCTGTACCCGCTGTTCAACCTGTGGGGCCCGGCCTATCACGACAAGTACTCGAGCGTCACGATCACCCCGCAGGGCACCGGCTCCGGCACCGGGATCTCCCAGGCGGCGGCCGGGGCGGTCAACGTCGGCGCCTCCGACGCCTACCTGTCCGAGGGCGACATGGCCCAGCACAAGGGGCTGATGAACATCGCGCTGGCCATCTCGGCGCAGCAGGTCAACTACAACCTGCCCGGCGTCACCGAACACCTCAAGCTGAACGGCCAGGTGCTGGCCGCCATGTACCGGGGCGCGATCAAGACCTGGAACGACCCGCAGATCACCGGGCTGAACCCCGGCGTGAACCTGCCCGCCACCCCGGTGGTTCCGCTGCACCGCTCCGACGGGTCCGGTGACACCTTCCTGTTCACCCAGTACCTGTCCAAACAGGACCCCGACGGCTGGGGCAAGTCGCCCGGCTTCGGCACCACCGTCGACTTCCCGGCGGTGCCCGGCGCGCTGGGCGAGAACGGCAACGGCGGCATGGTGACCGGCTGCGCGGGCACCCCGGGCTGCGTCGCCTACATCGGCATCAGCTTCCTCGACCAGGCCCAGCAAAAGGGGCTCGGCGAGGCGCAACTGGCCAACGCCTCCGGCAAGTACCTGCTGCCCGACGCCCAAAGCATTCAGGCCGAGGCCGCCGGCTTCGCGTCGCAGACCCCGGCGAACCAGGCCATCTCGCTGATCAACGGCCCGGCCGCCGACGGGTATCCGATCGTCAACTACGAGTACGCCATCGTCAACAGCGGCCAGAAGGACGCCGCCACCGCGCAGACGCTGCAGGCGTTCCTGCACTGGGCGATCACCGACGGCAACAACGCCTCGTTCCTGGACAAGGTCCACTTCCAGCCGCTGCCGGCGCCGGTGGTGAAGCTGTCGGACGCCCAGATCGCCACGATCAGCGGCCAGTAG
- the pstC gene encoding phosphate ABC transporter permease subunit PstC: MDRVRGAHRAGLAVRSLGAVGAVIPLLALGFVLATLLLEALPAIRVNGLHFFTATDWNPGNTYGDAVVTRGVQHPVGAYYGALPLIVGTLATSAIALIIAVPVSIGAALAIVERLPRRLASAIGMVLELLAGIPSVIVGLWGAMTFGPFIAHQVAPVIARNAPDVPVLDYFRGNPGNGEGMLVSGLVLAVMVIPIIASTTRDLLRQVPVLPREGAVALGMTDWECARRVTLPWVSSGIVGAVVLGLGRALGETMAVAMVSGAVLGAMPANIYATMTTIAATVVSQLDSAMTDFTDFAVKTLAEVSLVLMVITLLTNVAARALVRRVSGTALPVGRGV, translated from the coding sequence CTGGACCGGGTTCGGGGCGCGCACCGCGCGGGCCTCGCCGTGCGCTCGCTGGGCGCGGTGGGCGCGGTGATCCCGCTGCTGGCGCTCGGGTTCGTGCTGGCGACGCTGCTCCTCGAGGCGCTGCCCGCGATCAGGGTCAACGGGCTGCACTTCTTCACCGCCACCGATTGGAACCCGGGCAACACGTACGGCGACGCCGTCGTCACCCGCGGCGTCCAACACCCCGTCGGCGCCTACTACGGCGCGCTGCCGCTGATCGTCGGGACCCTGGCGACGTCCGCGATCGCGCTGATCATCGCGGTGCCGGTGTCGATCGGCGCGGCGCTGGCGATCGTGGAGCGGCTGCCGAGGCGCCTGGCGTCGGCCATCGGGATGGTGCTCGAGCTGCTCGCCGGCATCCCCAGCGTCATCGTCGGCCTGTGGGGCGCAATGACGTTCGGGCCGTTCATCGCCCACCAGGTGGCCCCGGTGATCGCCCGCAACGCCCCCGACGTGCCGGTGCTCGACTACTTCCGCGGCAACCCCGGCAACGGGGAGGGCATGCTGGTGTCCGGCCTGGTGCTGGCGGTGATGGTCATTCCCATCATCGCCAGCACCACCCGTGACCTGCTCCGGCAGGTGCCGGTGCTGCCGCGCGAGGGCGCGGTCGCGCTGGGAATGACCGACTGGGAGTGCGCGCGGCGGGTGACCCTGCCGTGGGTGTCCAGTGGCATCGTCGGCGCCGTGGTGCTCGGGCTCGGGCGCGCGCTGGGCGAGACGATGGCCGTCGCCATGGTGTCGGGTGCGGTGCTGGGTGCGATGCCCGCCAACATCTACGCGACGATGACCACCATCGCCGCAACCGTTGTGTCACAACTGGATTCGGCGATGACCGACTTCACCGACTTCGCGGTCAAGACCCTCGCGGAGGTTTCCCTGGTGCTGATGGTGATCACGTTGCTGACGAACGTGGCGGCCCGCGCGCTGGTGCGCCGGGTGTCGGGCACGGCGCTGCCGGTGGGACGGGGCGTCTGA
- the pstA gene encoding phosphate ABC transporter permease PstA has protein sequence MGATRRKVVNALFWAACACCLAVVVVPTLWMLIEVIGRAVPVFKWSVLTENTRGNGGGLRNAIIGTVVVGVGVMLVGGSVSVLTGIYLSEFAGGRTRSILRGAYEVLSGIPSIVLGYVGYLALVVTFHWGFSLAAGVLTLSAMSIPYIAKATESALSQVPTSYREGAEALGLPLGWTLRKIVLKSAIPGIVTGLLVALALAVGETAPMLYTAGWSNSAPTGKLTDSPVGYLTYPIWTFYNLPSRTARNLSYDAAFLLIVFVLLLIVVGRLITWFARRHSESR, from the coding sequence GTGGGCGCGACGAGGCGCAAGGTCGTCAACGCGCTGTTCTGGGCGGCCTGCGCGTGCTGCCTGGCGGTGGTGGTCGTGCCGACGCTGTGGATGCTGATCGAGGTCATCGGCCGCGCCGTGCCGGTGTTCAAGTGGAGCGTGCTGACCGAGAACACGCGCGGCAACGGCGGCGGCCTGCGCAACGCCATCATCGGCACCGTGGTGGTCGGCGTCGGGGTCATGCTGGTGGGCGGCTCCGTGAGCGTGTTGACCGGGATCTACCTGTCCGAATTCGCCGGCGGCAGAACGCGATCGATCCTGCGCGGCGCCTACGAGGTGCTGTCCGGCATCCCGTCCATCGTGCTCGGCTACGTCGGCTATCTGGCGCTCGTGGTGACGTTCCACTGGGGGTTTTCGCTGGCGGCCGGCGTGTTGACGCTGTCGGCCATGAGCATCCCGTACATCGCCAAGGCCACCGAGTCGGCGCTTTCGCAGGTGCCGACGTCCTACCGGGAGGGGGCCGAAGCGCTCGGCCTGCCGCTCGGTTGGACCCTGCGCAAGATCGTGCTCAAGTCGGCGATCCCCGGAATCGTCACCGGCCTGCTGGTGGCGCTCGCGCTGGCGGTCGGCGAGACGGCGCCGATGCTGTACACGGCGGGCTGGTCGAATTCCGCCCCGACCGGAAAGCTCACCGACTCACCGGTCGGCTACCTGACCTACCCGATCTGGACGTTCTACAACCTGCCGTCGAGGACGGCGCGCAACCTGTCCTACGACGCGGCGTTCCTGCTGATCGTCTTCGTGCTGCTGCTGATCGTCGTCGGCCGGCTGATCACCTGGTTCGCCCGGCGGCACTCGGAATCGCGGTAG